The following coding sequences are from one Rattus rattus isolate New Zealand chromosome 11, Rrattus_CSIRO_v1, whole genome shotgun sequence window:
- the Nat8l gene encoding N-acetylaspartate synthetase, giving the protein MHCGPPDMVCETKIVATEDHEALPGAKKDALLAAAGAMWPPLPAAPGPAAAPPPAAGPQPHGGTGGAGPPEGRGVCIREFRAAEQEAARRIFYDGILERIPNTAFRGLRQHPRTQLLYALLAALCFAVTRSLLLTCLVPAGLLALRYYYSRKVILAYLECALHTDMADIEQYYMKPPGSCFWVAVLDGNVVGIVAARAHEEDNTVELLRMSVDSRFRGKGIAKALGRRVLEFAMLHNYSAVVLGTTAVKVAAHKLYESLGFRHMGASDHYVLPGMTLSLAERLFFQVRYHRYRLQLREE; this is encoded by the exons ATGCATTGTGGGCCTCCCGACATGGTCTGCGAGACGAAGATCGTGGCTACGGAGGACCATGAGGCACTGCCGGGGGCCAAGAAGGACGCGCTGCTCGCCGCCGCCGGAGCCATGTGGCCCCCGCTGCCCGCCGCGCCCGGGCCCGCTGCCGCACCCCCACCCGCGGCAGGTCCCCAGCCCCACGGAGGCACCGGGGGTGCAGGGCCGCCGGAGGGGCGCGGCGTGTGCATCCGCGAGTTCCGCGCAGCCGAGCAGGAGGCGGCGCGCCGCATCTTCTACGACGGCATCTTGGAGCGCATCCCCAACACGGCTTTCCGAGGCCTGCGGCAGCACCCGCGCACCCAGCTGCTCTACGCCCTGCTGGCGG CCCTCTGTTTTGCTGTGACCCGCTCACTGCTGCTGACATGCCTGGTGCCGGCCGGGCTCCTGGCCCTGCGCTACTACTACAGTCGCAAGGTGATTCTGGCCTACCTGGAGTGTGCGCTGCACACGGACATGGCTGACATTGAGCAGTACTACATGAAGCCACCTG GTTCCTGTTTCTGGGTGGCTGTGCTGGACGGCAACGTTGTGGGCATCGTGGCGGCTCGGGCCCATGAGGAAGACAACACAGTGGAGCTGCTCCGCATGTCCGTGGACTCGCGCTTCCGCGGCAAAGGCATCGCCAAGGCCCTGGGCAGGAGGGTGTTGGAGTTTGCCATGCTGCACAACTACTCTGCAGTGGTACTGGGCACCACAGCCGTTAAGGTGGCCGCCCACAAGCTCTATGAGTCACTGGGCTTCAGACACATGGGCGCGAGTGATCACTACGTGCTGCCTGGCATGACCCTCTCGCTGGCCGAGCGCCTCTTCTTCCAGGTCCGCTACCACCGCTACCGCCTGCAGCTGCGCGAGGAGTGA